The Candidatus Zixiibacteriota bacterium genome contains the following window.
TATGACGCCCATGAGGGGATGCTGGGAAGCCTCGGCGGAGCTTTTGGACCTTGGCTCGCCCTGCTGATGTTCTCCTGTGTGGCAGGATTACTGGCCTATTTCTCTTTTAAGGATTCGAAAGACTGAGGCTGGCGCTAATGGTCTTTTCTTCGATCGACCATATAATTTGAGCCGGGGAGCTGCTTCGTGGCTCTCTTTAGCTCCGCCAGTATTTTTGACAATTCGCCCATATGACCGAATTGTCGTGTTGAGTTCGAAACAACCGCAATTGAGATCGACAGTATCGGAAAGCTCTCAATTATCCCTTTGCGATTTTCAATTGTTATAAATCCCCTTTCGATGTCTTCGCTCTCATAGTAATTGGGGGCAAAGGCATCGAAACACTTAATTATCCAGCCGCATACATTTGAAATCAAATCATCCGGTATGATAAAGATGAAGTCATCTCCGGCAATATGGCCGACAAATCCCTCGCGACAGGTATCGAAAACCGTGTCACGGATAATCCGTCCCGTAAGTTTGATGAGTTTATCGCCGAAAGAGTAGCCGTAATAGTCATTGAAGGCCTTAAAATTATCAAGGTCGGCGTAACAGACAGCAAAGGTTGCCTTCATTGCAAGTTGTCTGTTTATCTCCTCTTCAATCATTGCCGGACCCGGCAAACGGGTTGAGGGATTAACCGATAGATCGCGTATACTTCTTGCAATGACCCGCTGGATGCGAACTTCAACAAGTTTCTCTATCCACTCGCCATGAATGAAGTCTTCCGCCCCGTTTTCGTACGCCGCGATGATCGTCTCGTTGCTCGGCTCAGGATGATACAGGATTACCGGAATAATTGAGAGAAATACGTTCTGCTTTATCGCCTGAATCAACTCAAGCTCTTTAAAAAAATCAGATTTCCCGCCGACGAGGATGACATTGATCTGGTGCCTCTGACAGATTGTCACCAGCTTTTCGAAATCGTCGAAAAAATGAAAGGAGAGTTCTTTCCCTTTGAAAAATTGCTTGAGATGAAAGTCGAGGCTAACGCCGTTTTGTTTTATCGCAAAATGATAAACAAGGCCGTGACCAAATGATGTCTCATTTGAAGCCCGCAAGTTCTCGAGGGTGATACTTTCGATGTTCGGCAATGATATAGTCCCGGTCTATTCTGGTGTAAATCTCCGTAGTAGATATATCGGCATGCCCAAGCATTTCTTGTACTGTCCGCAGGTCCGCTCCTCCCTCAAGCAAATGCGTTGCAAAAGAATGCCTGAAAGTATGG
Protein-coding sequences here:
- a CDS encoding diguanylate cyclase; amino-acid sequence: MPNIESITLENLRASNETSFGHGLVYHFAIKQNGVSLDFHLKQFFKGKELSFHFFDDFEKLVTICQRHQINVILVGGKSDFFKELELIQAIKQNVFLSIIPVILYHPEPSNETIIAAYENGAEDFIHGEWIEKLVEVRIQRVIARSIRDLSVNPSTRLPGPAMIEEEINRQLAMKATFAVCYADLDNFKAFNDYYGYSFGDKLIKLTGRIIRDTVFDTCREGFVGHIAGDDFIFIIPDDLISNVCGWIIKCFDAFAPNYYESEDIERGFITIENRKGIIESFPILSISIAVVSNSTRQFGHMGELSKILAELKRATKQLPGSNYMVDRRKDH